A stretch of DNA from Saccharospirillum mangrovi:
ATCGCGGAAAAAACCCGTCAACGACAACGCGAGCTGGGTGAATCCAAATCATTGATCGAAGACTCGCATTTGACCGACAGCGATAAGACGCCGCAGGAGTCTTTGCTGAGCGCTTATCACTCAATTCAGGCAACTGTGTGCGAACAAATTCTCGAAACAATTCTGGGAAAATCACCCTACGAGTTTGAAAAATTGGTCATCAAATTACTGGGGCGCATGGGATATGGCGGCAAAACTGCTGACTCCCTTCTGGTAACGCAGAAATCTAATGACGGTGGCATTGATGGTGTGATCAAAGAAGACGTTCTAGGTTTGGGGCGTATTCATTTACAAGCCAAACGTTACCGCAGAGACATCAGCATTGGTCGGGAAGACATCCAGCGTTTTGTCGGTGCACTTGCCGTTGCGCAATCGCAAAAAGGGGTATTTATCACCACGTCCTATTTCACCAAAGGCGCATTGGAATACGCCCAAAGCTTAAACGGTGCGACCACTTTGGTGCTGATTGATGGAGAGCGTCTGGCGCAGTACTTGTACGATTATGGTGTGGGGATGCAAGAAGAACAGACGTTGGTTTTGAAAAAGATGGATACGGATTTTTGGGACGAGATGCTGGATGATAAATAAAAGAAAGGGGCTAAAGCCCCTTTCTTTTATTGGCATTTTAAATAGTTTTGGATTCAGTCTTCAGAACTATCTTCCAGGCCGAGCGTATCAGGGTTTTCCAATGACTTCTTATCCGCAGAGGCAAGGCGACGTTCAACTTTTTTAACATCTTCCGCAGGCGGTAAGTGCTCAGGCCTGATCCCTCGATTAATTAAGGTTTGCCGTACTGCTTCATTGTTCGTCACGTGTTCGGTCGAAACTTGCGCTTCTTCCGTCATCTGTTGGGCCCTGGCATTGTGAATGGTGATTTCAGTCGCAAAATCTTTGGCCTTTAGAATAATCGTCGGAGCGAAGTCTGCCAGCGGACGGCTCTCTGGCACCTGCCACTGGGCTTTCATCGCTTTGGTGGTGCGCCCAAACAAGGCCGTGTCACCTTTACTGCGAATCAGCGCGAAATTGTCATTTCCGCCTGTTTGCTCATAGATAACACTGGAAAGTTCTTTCTCAGTCGTCGAAAGCTTTTGCCGTGCCTGTACTCGTTCCGCTTCCAGCAATCTCTGCTCAATCAGTTCTGACTTTCGTGTTTGCATTGCGAAATAAGTCTGAGCAAACGCAATTTCTGATTTTCGAGAATCTCCATTTTGCGCGATCAGGTAGCACGCGTAGCGAGTCAGCATGACATCATCGATTTCTCGCTGACTTCCTGAGCCAAGCTCGACCATTTTCCCGACGTCGGCAAAATGGTCTAGAACTGTGTGCCCACTAACTTCACAAGCCGTTTTGGCTTTGGTGATGACGCTGACAAAATTATCCCACTTGCCATATCCAAGTAGGTGCTGAAGATCTCGCGCCAGCCAATATTCAATGCCATTTTCTGTTTGCTGTGCATGGCCTTCAAACGTGGCGGTGAGTGATTGAATTTGCTGCTGTTCCATTGCTTGAGCTCCTTTTGATAGGTATTCAATAAGTCTGACCCCTCACTCCAAATTCTGCACCTGCTCACGCATCTGTTCGATCAGCACTTTCAAATCCACCGCTGCCTGAGTGGTGGCGGTGCTGGTCGATTTTGATCCCAAGGTATTCGCTTCGCGGTTAAATTCCTGCATCAGAAAATCCAAGCGTCGACCAATAGCGCCTTTTTGTTTTAGGGCGTGTCGTGCTTCCTGGCAGTGGGTGTCGAGGCGGTCGAGTTCTTCGGCGACGTCGGATTTTTGTGCCAGTAAGACGACTTCTTGTTCCAGTCGTTCCGGGTCTAAATCGACCGATAATTGCGCGGCCTTGGCTTTTAGGTTTTCACGGTATGCATCGATCAGCGCCGGGGCATTTTTGCGCACCTCGGCGACAATGGTTTCGATGCTGTCTAAACGTTGGCGCAGCAGTTCGGCCAGTTCTTTGCCTTCGCGTTGGCGGTGAGCGATGAAGTCGTCCAACGCTTCATCGAACAGGACTTTCATGGCGTCGAAGACGGCGTCCATATCGGTATCGGCTTCGATCAAAACGCCGGGCCATTGCAGTAAGTCCAACGCATTGGGTTTGGCGCTGTTGAGGATGGTGGAGCGTACCTGGCTGAGCGCGACGTCGAGGGCGATCAAGCGTTCGACATTGACCGCCAGGCTGTCGCTGCCCTGGTTCGGATAGAAGCGCAGGTTCACTTCGACTTTGCCGCGCGCGACGCGTTTTTTCAGGGCGTCGCGCAGCGGTATTTCCACCGGCTTTAAGCTGTCGGGCAGTTTGAAACTGGTTTCCAGATAGCGATGGTTGACCGAGCGCAGCTCGACCGAGAGTTGGCCGCTGGTGAGGCTGTGTTCGCGACGGGCGAAGGCGGTCATCGACAACGGCATGACATCAGGCCTCGTTCAGGGCAGCTTGTTGGATGTCGCACAATTCCGCGACGCCTTTTTGCGCCAGCGCCAGCATGGCGGTCAGTTCATCCGGCGCGAACGGTTCGCCTTCGGCGGTACCCTGAATTTCCACGAAACCACCGCTGGCAGTCATGATGACGTTGAGGTCGGTTTCGGCGGTGCTGTCTTCGGCGTAATCCAGATCAAGCACCGCCTCGCCGTTCCAGACACCCACCGACACTGCGGCGATTGGGTGTTTGATCGGACTCTTTTTGATCAAGCCTTTTTCGAGCATCCAGTTAATCGCATCGCACAGCGCCACGTATGCGCCGGTAATGGACGCGGTGCGAGTGCCGCCGTCGGCTTGAATCACATCGCAATCAAGCGTGATGGAATGTTCGCCCAGCGCTTTGAGGTCAATGGCGGCACGCAGTGAACGGCCGATCAGCCTGCCGATTTCGACGGTGCGTCCGCCCTGTTTGCCGCGTGCGGCTTCGCGCTGATTTCGCGAGCCGGTGGCGCGCGGCAGCATGCCGTATTCGGCGGTGATCCAACCCTGGCCCTGGCCTTTGAGAAAACGCGGCACGCTGGTTTCGACGCTGGCGGTGACGATGACTTGAGTGTCGCCGAAGCTGACCAGCACGCTGCCTTCGGCGTGTTTGGTGAAACGGCGTTGAATGGAAACGGGGCGGAGTTGATCGGGCTGGCGGCCGCTGGGTCGCATAAGGCTGAGCCTTCTGGCAGAGAATGAAGGCGCTCAGTATAGGGATTGCGTTTGGGGATGCCTACCGCAGCCCCGGCGGCATTGGCGTAGCGGCGCAGTAGGTGTGCTGGTCTATCCGGCTGAAGCGATAGCTGTGCGGCGGCTGTTCGCTGTCGGCTGCAAGCGGTTGCCACGGCAAGGGCGCATTGGCCGACCAGTCGAGCGTTTCCGGCAGTTGCCCGTTCACTTGCACCAGACGGCTGTCGAGCGCGGTGCTGGTGACTGTTAATACGGAAACAGCATCGGTGCCTAACGGCAGGCGGATATTCATCGGTTTGTCGCTCAGGTTCACCGTCAACAGCGTCAAGGCGCCGCTGGCGTCTGGGGTGCAATGGGCGAAGGCTTGCACCGGGCCGTCGGCGCCAGTGACCGCCAACCAGCGCGGCCCCATCAATCGTTGCCACAATAATTGCGCCCAGTAATCCGGGTTTGGGCTGTAGTGATTGCGGTAGGCGAGCAGGGCGTAGTCGCCGCCCATCAGGCTTTGTCGGATCACCGTTTCCTGACCGGTTCGAGCGGCCAGACCCAGTTGCGTCAGCCACCACAAACTGGCGCCGAAACGATTGGTCAGTTGATCAACACCGCCGCATTGTGCCGGGCCGGTTTCGCCGAGCCAAAGCTGTGTTTCGGGTGAATAGCGATCCACCCAGGCGCGCACCTTGCGCGACTGCTTGGCAAATTCGGTGACGGCTTCGACATCCAGCAGCGACTCCCAGCCGGCGCCTTCAGTGCGCACCGTGCAGCGGCGCGATTGGGTCGGGTAATAGTGCCAGGTGAAAATGGCAGGGTTGGCGCCGCTTTCGAGGAATTCGCGCGACGAGCCGACTAACGTACTCAGCGGTTCGCCGACTTCCGGCCAGAACGCATTCGCCGGTCCGGCCAACGGAATGGTGCCTGAGTATCCACGTGCTTTAACGAACTCACGGCTGTATTGGTCGAAACCAATTTGATGCGTTGGTCCGAACATCAACCAATGCGCGCCCGGTTCATTGCCGAATTCGAGAATGCCGTTGTAGTCCGACGGCAACCAATCGAGCAGGCGTTCGAGTTGCTCCGGTTGCCAGTCGCCATCGTCATCGCGCACACGCGGGCCGGTGCTGACGGTGAGCATGGGGCGGGCGTTCAGGTTATCGACAAAGGCCAGAAACTGAATGATGTCGGCGCGGCTGAGGCTGGGGTCTTCGTCCGGTTCGTCGTCGAGGCGCCACCATAGGCGATCAGCTTCGGTGCCACCCAAACGCACCCAGGCCGGTTGCAACAGGCGCGCCCAGCGCAGCAGTTCATCGTCGGCTAAATTGACCGGGCGCGGTGGC
This window harbors:
- a CDS encoding YicC/YloC family endoribonuclease, whose product is MPLSMTAFARREHSLTSGQLSVELRSVNHRYLETSFKLPDSLKPVEIPLRDALKKRVARGKVEVNLRFYPNQGSDSLAVNVERLIALDVALSQVRSTILNSAKPNALDLLQWPGVLIEADTDMDAVFDAMKVLFDEALDDFIAHRQREGKELAELLRQRLDSIETIVAEVRKNAPALIDAYRENLKAKAAQLSVDLDPERLEQEVVLLAQKSDVAEELDRLDTHCQEARHALKQKGAIGRRLDFLMQEFNREANTLGSKSTSTATTQAAVDLKVLIEQMREQVQNLE
- the rph gene encoding ribonuclease PH, producing the protein MRPSGRQPDQLRPVSIQRRFTKHAEGSVLVSFGDTQVIVTASVETSVPRFLKGQGQGWITAEYGMLPRATGSRNQREAARGKQGGRTVEIGRLIGRSLRAAIDLKALGEHSITLDCDVIQADGGTRTASITGAYVALCDAINWMLEKGLIKKSPIKHPIAAVSVGVWNGEAVLDLDYAEDSTAETDLNVIMTASGGFVEIQGTAEGEPFAPDELTAMLALAQKGVAELCDIQQAALNEA
- the dinD gene encoding DNA damage-inducible protein D yields the protein MEQQQIQSLTATFEGHAQQTENGIEYWLARDLQHLLGYGKWDNFVSVITKAKTACEVSGHTVLDHFADVGKMVELGSGSQREIDDVMLTRYACYLIAQNGDSRKSEIAFAQTYFAMQTRKSELIEQRLLEAERVQARQKLSTTEKELSSVIYEQTGGNDNFALIRSKGDTALFGRTTKAMKAQWQVPESRPLADFAPTIILKAKDFATEITIHNARAQQMTEEAQVSTEHVTNNEAVRQTLINRGIRPEHLPPAEDVKKVERRLASADKKSLENPDTLGLEDSSED
- a CDS encoding restriction endonuclease, whose product is MDSYEHLPKYDDLFIEILRYLNDHGPLLARELERPLADRFQLTDADLSIEYPSGNGTVFSDRLTWSLSHLVNSGLAERPKRGHCQITVLGQEYLAKTGEIKTFVKQTIAEKTRQRQRELGESKSLIEDSHLTDSDKTPQESLLSAYHSIQATVCEQILETILGKSPYEFEKLVIKLLGRMGYGGKTADSLLVTQKSNDGGIDGVIKEDVLGLGRIHLQAKRYRRDISIGREDIQRFVGALAVAQSQKGVFITTSYFTKGALEYAQSLNGATTLVLIDGERLAQYLYDYGVGMQEEQTLVLKKMDTDFWDEMLDDK